In one window of Helianthus annuus cultivar XRQ/B chromosome 17, HanXRQr2.0-SUNRISE, whole genome shotgun sequence DNA:
- the LOC110924093 gene encoding uncharacterized protein LOC110924093 — translation MQLIREESFHGYEKPSIMELFKCLPVIEHLTIWARIISMLVQASVPKEPPPLLIHLKYLCIEEVDFADDYGLTFLAVLIKCSPNLEKLKIVSDTKDHCDERESVKLREYSHVWLEHLNELEIKYFTNKKQEMEFVKFILAKSPNLKKATLQTIMIFKSEVMEMLKILLSSPRASPVEIFVENLCQYHYG, via the exons ATGCAGCTTATACGTGAAGAAAGTTTTCATGGTTATGAAAAACCCAGCATTATGGAGCTATTCAAGTGTTTACCTGTGATTGAACATCTTACTATCTGGGCTCGTATCATTTCG ATGTTAGTTCAAGCCTCAGTTCCTAAAGAGCCTCCACCCTTGCTAATCCACCTCAAATACCTTTGTATCGAAGAAGTGGATTTTGCTGACGACTATGGATTGACTTTTCTTGCTGTATTGATCAAATGTTCCCCGAACTTGGAGAAACTTAAGATAGTG AGTGATACCAAAGATCATTGTGATGAGAGAGAATCCGTTAAACTGAGAGAATATTCGCATGTTTGGTTAGAGCATCTGAATGAATTGGAGATTAAATATTTCACAAACAAAAAGCAGGAGATGGAGTTTGTAAAGTTTATCTTAGCCAAGTCACCCAATCTGAAGAAGGCGACATTGCAAACAATAATGATTTTCAAGAGTGAAGTGATGGAGATGTTAAAAATTCTCTTAAGTTCCCCACGCGCATCGCCTGTTGAAATCTTTGTTGAGAATCTCTGCCAATACCATTATGGTTAG